The following proteins are co-located in the Tachysurus vachellii isolate PV-2020 chromosome 19, HZAU_Pvac_v1, whole genome shotgun sequence genome:
- the tfcp2 gene encoding transcription factor CP2: MAWALKLPLADEVIESGLVQDFDASLSGIGQELGAGAYSMSDVLALPIFKQEESNLPPDNDNKILPFQYVLCAATSPAVKLHDETLTYLNQGQSYEIRMLDNRKMGELPEITGKMVKSIIRVVFHDRRLQYTEHQQLEGWRWNRPGDRILDLDIPMSVGIVDPRANPTQLNTVEFLWDPSKRTSVFIQVHCISTEFTMRKHGGEKGVPFRVQIDTFKENEAGDYTEHLHSASCQIKVFKPKGADRKQKTDREKMEKRAPQEKEKYQPSYETTILTECSPWPEATYVNNSPSPGFSSTHNSFSTEGNGSPNHQPEPVAQVADNLVPTATPQEAQQWLHRNRFSPFSRLFTNFSGADLLKLTREDVIQICGPADGIRLFNSLKGRVVRPRLTIYVCQESQQVRDQQQKHENGDGASNTFFVYHAIYLEDLTAIELTEKLAQLFNISPRQISQIFKQGPTGIHVLVSDEMIQNFQDEMCFVLDTMKAETNDGYHIILK, from the exons ATGGCCTGGGCTCTTAAACTGCCGCTCGCCGACGAGGTGATCGAGTCCGGCTTGGTGCAGGATTTCGACGCCAGTCTGTCTGGAATTGGGCAGGAGCTTGGAGCTGGAGCCTACAGTATGAG TGATGTGCTGGCACTGCCCATCTTTAAGCAGGAAGAGTCCAATCTGCCACCTGATAATGACAACAAGATCCTTCCCTTTCAATATGTTCTTTGTGCTGCCACATCACCAGCTGTCAAACTACACGATGAGACACTCACTTATCTCAACCAAG GGCAGTCTTATGAAATTCGAATGCTGGACAATCGGAAAATGGGTGAGCTTCCGGAGATCACAGGCAAAATGGTGAAG AGCATCATTCGTGTGGTTTTCCATGATCGGCGACTGCAGTACACTGAGCACCAGCAGTTGGAGGGCTGGCGCTGGAACAGACCAGGCGACCGGATCCTTGACCTAG ATATTCCTATGTCTGTTGGCATCGTGGATCCTAGAGCAAACCCCACACAGCTTAACACAGTTGAGTTCTTATGGGATCCATCAAAGCGGACTTCAGTGTTCATCCAG GTTCATTGCATCAGCACCGAGTTTACAATGCGCAAGCATGGTGGTGAGAAGGGAGTGCCTTTTCGCGTCCAAATTGATACATTTAAAGAGAATGAAGCAGGAGACTACACAGAACATCTGCACTCAGCAAGCTGCCAAATCAAAGTCTTCAAG ccCAAAGGCGCTGATAGAAAGCAGAAGACTGACAGAGAAAAGATGGAGAAGAGGGCACCACAAGAAAAGGAGAAATACCAGCCATCATATGAAACCACCATCCTTACTGAG TGCTCACCATGGCCTGAGGCTACATATGTCAACAACTCTCCATCACCAGGCTTCAGCAGCACCCACAACAGCTTCTCTACTGAAGG GAATGGCTCGCCGAATCACCAGCCAGAGCCAGTGGCACAGGTAGCAGAT AATCTGGTGCCCACAGCAACTCCGCAAGAAGCACAGCAATGGCTCCATAGAAACCGCTTTTCACCATTCAGTCGTCTCTTCACAAACTTCTCAG GGGCAGATCTGCTGAAATTAACTAGAGAGGATGTCATTCAGATCTGTGGCCCAGCTGATGGCATACGACTGTTCAACTCACTAAAAGGAAG GGTGGTTCGCCCAAGACTCACTATCTATGTGTGTCAGGAGTCTCAGCAGGTCCGAgaccaacaacaaaaacatgagaATGGAGATGGTGCTAGCAATACATTTTTTG TGTACCATGCTATTTACCTGGAGGACTTAACAGCCATTGAGCTGACTGAGAAATTAGCTCAGCTTTTCAACATCTCTCCACGCCAGATCAGTCAGATCTTCAAACAGGGACCCACAGGCATTCATGTGCTTGTCAGCGATGAG ATGATTCAGAACTTTCAGGAcgaaatgtgttttgtgttggaCACAATGAAAG CTGAGACTAACGATGGCTATCACATCATCTTGAAGTGA